AATTCCAGAAAGTAGCTCTGTATAGCAATTTAAGTCTTCAGCAATTTTAATTGCCGAGTCATTTTTATTTCCTTTCTGTATTTCATTTACATTAGCTGATACTTATATAAGTCTATATTATAATACTGTACTTTCTATACTTTTATTATAAGATCATCGCATGATTTGTTAATAATAGAGACTGTAAAATAGTTTGTGTAAGGATGAATGATTCCTTAAATTTATTTCTTTAAACATTAGAAAAAGGAGTTCCTTTCTCGTATGATTGGTTTGAACAAAAAAACACATACAGAAAGAAGAACTCCTTCATGAATGATTTTACCAAAGATTTTGCTCAAGCTCTATTCAATCCAGACAAAATAAATGATTTATTGCGCAAAGAGCTACAACAGGCTGTTAATAACTTGCTAGAAGCTGAGTTGACTGCCTTTCTAGGCTATGATCCCTATGCCAGAAATGGCTGGAATACTGGCAATTCTAGAAATGGTGCTTATTTCCGCAAGGTTGATACCCAGTTTGGACCAATTGAAGTGCAAGTGCCTCGAGACCGCAACGGTCAGTTTCATCAGCACACGCTGCCTGACTACAAGCAGCACTCTGATGTTTTGGAAAGCACGATTATCAAGCTATACTCCAAAGGCGTAACTACCAGAGAAATCGCTGACTTGATTGAGAAAATGTATGGCAGTCATTATAGTCCAGCTCAAGTATCAAATATTTCCAAGCAGATGCTCCCCAAGATTGAGGCTTATCACAAGCGCAAGCTAAGCGACAAGTTTTTCTGTGTCTATTTGGATGCGACATACCTTCCTTTGCGCCGAGAAACGTTTGAGCGTGAAGCAGTATATATTGCCATTGGCATTAAACCTAATGGACATAAGGAAGTCATTGACTACTGCATTGCTCCTAGTGAGAACATTGAAGTTTGGACAGAGATGCTTCAAAACATGAAGTCCAGAGGCTTGAAGCAAGTTGAGCTTTTTCTTTCTGATGGTGTTGTTGGCATGAAAACAGCCTTGGCCAGGACTTATCCTAAAGCTCATTTTCAACGCTGCCTGGTTCATGTCATGCGCAATATCTGCGCTAAAGTACGCGTCGACGATCGTGAAAAGATCATGAACGAATTCAAGCAGATACATCAACAGACAAGCAAAAAAGAAGCTGCAGCTGTCTTGCACAAATTCTATGCCAAATGGAATAAAGCTTATAGCCATGTCATCAAAGGTTTGAAGGAAATTGAGCCCGATCTGCTAGTCTTCTACAATTATCCCAAACAAATCAGAGCTTCAATTTATTCAACCAATATGATTGAATCCTTTAACAACGTCATCAAGCGTAAAGCTAAGCCTAAGGCAGAATTTCCAACTGAACAGTCGCTTGATGCATTTATTGGCATCCAGGCAATGAGCTACAATGACCGTTATTTCAATCGAATTCATAAAGGCTTTGGTCAGGTTCAGGACACCTTAGAATCCTACTTTGATTAAATAAATAATTAAAAAATCAATTTACGAGAAAGATCTATTTACACAAAAGATTTGACAGTTTCTAATAATAAAATGCTCACTAAAAATGTTGTGACAATTTATTATTAACAACTAAACAATTATGATAGTGTAAGTAGTAATAATTATGAAAGAGCGTGATATAAATGGCTAGATGGCATAGATTATTTCCTGAACGAGTTTTTGATCGTGGAGAAATATATTATGGCAATGATATGGTTGAAAATATTCAATTAGCTCAAGATCAGGAACACTTTACCGCTCAAGTTCAAGGCGGAATTGGTCGTTCTTATACTGTAACTGGTCGTCTTCGTTTAGATGGTCGAGCTTCAGAGTTAGACTGTAATTGTCCATGGGCTAATAAAGGGCATCGCTGTAAACACGAGGTTGCGGCTTTACTTGCAGTAGAAAACGAACATAACGTTAAAGTCCCTTTTTCTGACTTAATTTCTGAACATCTTAAGCAAATGATCGCACATAAAAGCCCAGTACTTAACCCCTTAAATTTGATTGGCAATATGAAATTTACCAAAAAAAGTTATGATCAGGCACTGGAACTTAATGATCACTGGTTGATTAGTAGTTGTCGGCATTTTGATGATAAGATGCGTAAATATGAATATTTTTGGGAGATAGTAACAGAGGACAATGAGTTAATTACATTATCTGTGCAATTTACTCGCTGGCAAATTATATCAATTAAATTTGATAGTGATTTTTCCCGTATTGAAAAAGATAGTGTTAGAATATTAGCTCTGTTTTACTTTATTAATGAGTATCTTGATGACGATCCATTTGATTTAACTAACCAGGCCGCTGAAGATCTACTTGAATTTTATAGTGACGCTTCTACCCAAAATGATGAGCCGATTATTTTGCGGGCAAGTATTGATAAGTATAATAACATCCCTAGTTTGACGTTTAAATTAGGAAAGAACAAGCATATTTATAAAGTTAAAGATCTTAATCAACTAGTAGATGCATCCCGACACAGCTCTTCTCTAAAGCTAGGTAAATTTTTCAACGAGCCTATAAATCAGGCTAAAATGGATATTGATAGTCAACACTGGTTATCTTTTATTGAAAAAATTATAGATGCTCGTAATCTAAACGAAGAATTTTATTATAATTACAGTAGTCAGGTTGGTCGCATTACACTAGAGAACTCTGTGGCCGATGAAGTTAATGATTTACTTTATCAAGGCGTAAAGTTGTACTCAAATGAGCAGCCTATAGGATATACAACTGATCAACTAGATTTAAACATTAAAATTGAAACTCAAAAGTCATCTGCTTTAGTTAGTGTAGAGGATCTTCCAGTTTCTACTATAATTACTGGGAGTCATGCGTATTATGGCTATTACAAAGATGTATGGATCAAATATATAGGTCTTACGCCTGCTTCTTTGCATAATTTAGGATTGCAGCCTGGTGCTGAAATGCAATTTAGTAAAAAGACCGTTGCTAAGTTTGCACATAATATTTTGCCTAAATTTGAGCAAACAAAGTTTATATTAGTGTCTGGTACTGATGAGTTGAAAGCTATTTTGCCACCAGAGGCCCATTTTTTGTTTAAATTAGATTATCGTGTAGGCAGTATTTTATGTATGGCTCGAGTACAGTATGGGGATGCACAATACGAGTTAAATCAAGGATATACTGAAGAGGACCGACGCGATGTTGAAAAAGAGACCGCAGCATGGAAGCACATTAATACATATTTTAGTGATTATCAGCATGGGCGGTATGTTTTATCCAATGAAGAATCGGATGTCGTACAAGCTTTTCTAGATGATGGTATCAATGAGTTGAAACGATTAGGCGAAGTACAAATTACAGCTAACTTTAGATCACTTTTAAAGGGAATAAAGATTAATTTGGATGTTGGAGTAGGTATCAACCTGACTAATGAATTATTAGATATCGATCTTGCTGATCAAAAGATGAGCTGGGAAGACATTCAAGCGGCTTTGAAAGCCTACCAAGAAAAGCGAAAATATTTTGTTTTAAAAAATGGAATGCTAGCTAAGGCAGAACAACCGACAATTGAACAATTGGCACAAACTTTGCATGATTTAGGTATTAGTTTTAAGGATTTCATTCACGGTAAATTACATTTACCAGCATATCGTGCCTTTTATTTTGCTAAGCAAATGAAAGCTGCTAATGCACTGCATTTCTCAACTAATGAATCCTTTAATACTCTGATTAATGATTTAGCTAAGAATCAGTTGAAGCAAAATCAAATACCAGTTAGTTTGCAAAATATTTTGCGTCCATATCAGAAGATAGGTTTTAATTGGCTAAGCACTATCGTTAATTATAAATTTGGCGGGCTACTTGCTGATGAGATGGGATTAGGTAAAACCTTGCAGATTATTAGTCTTCTTTTAGCTCGCAAAGAAAAAATGCAAAATCAGTTACCTAGCTTAATCGTTGCGCCTGCTTCTGTTATCTATAATTGGCAGGCAGAAGTTAAAAAGTTCGCACCTAGCCTTAATGTGGCTCTATTAGATGGCACTAAAAAAGAACGAGAGAGATTGCTTTTAGATGCTAAAAAGTATGATCTGCTAATCAGTTCATATCAATCGCTTAATCGAGATCTAGAAGCGTATCAAAATCTAATTTTTGATGTAGAAGTAATTGATGAAGCACAAAATATTAAGAATCAGCAATCAGTTACCGCCAAGACAGTCAAAGTCATTAAAGCGCATCATAAACTAGCTCTAACAGGAACACCGATTGAAAATAAATTGAGCGAGTTATGGAGTATTTTTGATTACTTAATGCCAGGTTTTTTAGGTTCATATCCTGACTTTAGGAAAAAGTATGAATTACCGATTGTTAAAGAGCAAGATAAAGAGGCAGAAGATCAATTAGCTAATATGGTAATACCCTTTATCTTGCGGCGTCTAAAAAAAGATGTGCTACGTGACTTACCTGACAAAGATGAAGAAATTGTGCCTGTTAAAATGAATAAGAAACAAGCTGATTTGTATAATATGCAGACGCAAAAGATTATCGCTCAATTAAATGGACAGGGGGATGAAGACTTTAAGAGATCACGTTTTCAAATTTTGGCTCAGATTACTAAATTACGTGAAATTTGTTGTGATCCTCATTTGCTTTATGAAAACTATCACGGCAAGTCTAATAAATTAATTGCTACAATTGAGTTGATTAAGAATAATCTAGCAAATGGACATAAAATTTTATTGTTTTCACAGTTCACAGCTATGCTAGATATTTTGCATGAAAACCTTGCCAGATTAAGACTACCTTTATTTACTATTACTGGATCAACACCTAAAACTAAGCGTCAAGAACAAGTTCAAAAGTTTAATCAAATGGCTCAACCAGGGGTCTTTTTGATTTCATTAAAAGCAGGCGGAACAGGCATTAACTTGACTGGTGCTGATGTTGTAATTCATTATGATCCTTGGTGGAACTTGGCCGCAGAAAAACAGGCGACGGATCGAGCTCATAGAATTGGTCAAAAGCATTCTGTTAAGATTTATAAGATGGTTACAGAAGACAGTATTGAAGAGAGAATCATTGCTTTACAGCAAAAGAAAGCAGAATTAGCTGATATAATTTTTCAAAATGATCAGATTGCTGATGCAACAATGAGTAAAGACGATTTAATTAAGATTTTGAAATAAATAGATCATTATAATAAAATAAAAATATTTGTTTGTACTTGCGAACTATTGTTTGCAAAAGTATAATATTTAGGTAAACAAAAACCAACAAGCTAAATGCTTGCTGGTTTTATAATTTTAGTTTGAGTTAGTATGTTTCTTTTTATACCAATACACTAGACCGAATGGAACCAGATTCTCTTGGTGATGTTCGATTCGAATAATATTGCTTCGGTGACTCCAGTAAATTAAGATTACGAGCAATCCACTGATAATGCTCAAGGCAAGATCGTGGAAAAAGAATGAAGCAATAAAGATTAGAACTACTGAGATCAAACTAGTTAATGAAACCATACTTGTAATAAATAAGATAGGGAAGAAGATTAACGCACAGATCAAGAAAAAATGGACATTATATCCTAGTAAAAATCCAGCGGAAGTTGCTACTGCCTTGCCTCCTTTGAACTTTAAAAAGACAGGAAAAGCGTGGCCTAAAATTGCAGCTAAGCCAAAAATCAAGCAAAGATAATGTGGTCCTAGTTTAAAAATTATTGGTAATACTGTAGCAAAAGTTCCTTTGAGAAAATCTACTATAAAGACAATGATTCCAGCAGCTGGTCCTAATACTCTAAAGGTATTAGTCGTTCCGATATTTCCTGATCCGTATTTCCTAATATCTTTATGAAAAAAGATATTACCCACTAACACACCTGTTGGGAATGATCCAATCAAGTATGCTAAAATAAACAACGATGCAAATTTTAATGCAAACATATTTAACAACACTCCTATTAATCTATCGCTATTTTAGCAAAGATTATCTTTTAAATATATGGTGCTGGTTAAATTAATGAACAAGTGGAGGAATTTTAGTGGCAAAAGCTAATACTTATGATGATTCTTCAATTCAAATTTTACATGGCCTAGAAGCCGTTCGTAAAAGACCTGGTATGTATATTGGTTCAACTGATATTCATGGTCTTAATCAATTAGTGTATGAAATCGTCGATAACTCTGTCGACGAAGCCATGGCTGGTTTTGGTAAAGAAATTGATGTAACCATTCATTCAGATAATAGTGTTACTGTAAGAGACTTTGGGCGTGGTATGCCGACAGGAATGCACAAATCGGGTAAGCCCACAATTGAAGTTATTTTAACTGTATTACATGCTGGTGGTAAGTTTACTGAACAAAATTATAAAACTTCAGGCGGGTTGCATGGCGTAGGTTCATCCGTTGTTAATGCACTTTCAAGTTATATGAAGGTTAGAGTCGTTCGCGATGGTAAAGCTTATGAAGAAGAATTTAAAGATGGTGGGCATCCGGTAGGTACATTAAAGTGTGTAGGAAAGACAAAAGAGCCAACAGGGACTACCATTACGTTTAAGCCAGATGAGACTATCTTTTCAACCACGAAGTATAAGTATGAGACAATTCAGGAGAGAATTCGTGAATCTGCTTTTCTACTTAAAGGGGTTAAATTTGTCTTAACAGATGAGCGTGAGCCAGAACATCATGATGTTTTTCAGTATGATGATGGAATTAAATCATTTGTTAAGTATTTAAACGAAGGTAAAGGCACAATTAGTGATGTCTTTTATTTTGAAGGCAAGCAAGATGGCATGGAAATTGAATTTTCAGGTCAATATAGTGATGGATATTCAGAAAATTTAGTTTCATTTGTTAACAATGTTAGAACTGGTGATGGTGGTACCCATGAGTCAGGTGCTCGTAGTGGATTTACACGTGCATTTAACGATTATGCTAAAAAGCAGGGTCTACTAGGTAAAAAAGATAAAAATATTGATGGTTCTGATTATCGTGAAGGGCTTAGCGCGGTTTTATCTGTTAAAATCCCTGAAGAATTACTTGAATTTGAAGGACAGACTAAGGGTAAATTAGGTACTCCACAAGCACGTTCTGCTGTAGATTCACTTGTTTATGAGAAAATGTCTTACTATTTAATGGAAAATGGTGAGCTGGCTCAGGAACTAGTTAAGAAGGCTCAAAGGGCTAGGGATGCACGTGAAGCAGCTAAAAAGGCACGTGATGAAAGCAGAAATGGTAAAAAGAGACGAAAAAAAGAAGTTTTGTCTGGTAAATTAACGCCAGCTCAATCGCGAAATCCTAAAAAGAATGAACTATTCTTGGTCGAAGGTGATTCAGCTGGTGGATCTGCTAAGCAAGGTAGAGACAGAAGATTTCAAGCAATTTTGCCTCTTCGTGGTAAAGTATTAAATACTCAAAAGGCAAAATTGCAGGATATCTTTAAAAACGAAGAAATTAATACCATGATTTATACCATTGGTGCTGGTGTAGGAACCGAGTTTAATGTTGATGACTCTAATTATGATAAAGTCATTATCATGACTGACGCCGACGATGATGGTGCTCACATTCAGATCTTGCTATTAACATTCTTTTATCGTTATATGCGGCCGATGATTGAACACGGAAAAGTTTATATTGCTCTGCCACCGCTTTATCGCTTACAAAAAGGTCGAGGCAAAAAGACGCAAGTTCAATATGCATGGACTGATGAAGAACTAGCTGATGATGAAAAGAAAATGGGACGTGGCTATTCGCTGCAGCGATTCAAAGGTTTAGGTGAAATGAACGCGGAACAGCTATGGGCTACTACTATGGATCCTCAATCGAGAATGTTAATCAGAGTTAAAATTGACGATGCTGCTCTTGCTGAGAGACGAGTTACTACCTTAATGGGTGATAAAGTAGCCGCAAGAAGAAAGTGGATTGAAGAAAATGTTAAATTCAGAATGGGCGAAGACGGCTCAATTCTAGAATCCGAAGATGAATAAAAGAAGGTTTTAAATTTAATGGCCACAAAAGAACGAATTCGAGAAATGCCACTTGAACAAGTAATGGGTGAACGTTTTGGACGATATTCAAAATATATTATTCAAGAACGTGCTTTGCCTGATATTCGAGATGGCTTAAAGCCAGTTCAGCGGCGTATCCTTTATGCAATGTATCAAGATAGTAATACTTATGATAAACCATTTAAAAAGGCTGCTAAGGCTGTCGGTAATATCATGGGTAACTTTCACCCTCACGGTGACAGCTCAATCTATGGGGCTTTAGTGCACTTATCACAAGACTGGAAGATGCGCGAACCGTTAGTTGAAATGCATGGTAACAATGGTTCAATGGATGGTGATGGCCCAGCAGCTATGCGTTATACGGAATCCCGCTTAAGCAAAATCTCTAATATGCTTTTGCAAGATATTGATAAGCAAACCGTAAACATGGTGCTTAACTTTGACGATACTGAGTATGAACCTACAGTCTTACCTGCACGCTTTCCTAACTTATTAGTTAATGGATCAACTGGGATCTCATCTGGTTACGCTACAGAGATTCCACCACATAACTTAGGTGAAGTGATTGATGCAACAATTTATTTGTTGAAACATCCTGATGCTTCTCTTGAAGATTTGATGAAATATGTAAAAGGCCCTGACTTTCCAACTGGTGCTATTGTTATGGGGACTAAGGGAATTAAGGAAGCATATAGGACAGGACGTGGTAGAATTCAGGTCCGTGCCAAAACCACTATTCAAGAAATTCGTGGGCATAGACAAGAAATTGTTGCTACGGAAATTCCATTCGATGTTAACAAAGCACTATTAGTAAAAAAGATAGATGAAATCCGTCTGAATAAAGAAATTGATGGAATCGCAGAAGTTCGTGATGAAACTGACCGCCATGGTTTGTCAATTGTGATTGAATTGAAAAAAGATGCTGATGCGCAGAATATTTTAAATTATTTATTTAAAAATACTGACTTACAAGTATCTTATAACTTCAACATGGTCGCTATTGATCACATGACTCCTGTTCAAGTTGGGCTAAAACGAATTTTAGCTTCTTATTTAGAACATGAAGAAGACGTTGTAACTAAACGTACGAAATTTGACTTAGATAAGGCAGAAGCTAGATTAGAGATTATTCAGGGCTTGATTCATGCCATGGATATTTTGGATCAAGTAATTAAAACCATCCGCGCTTCTAAAAATAAAGCCGATGCTAAGAAGAATTTAATAGCTAAGTATAAATTTACTGAAAAACAAGCTGAAGCAATTGTTTCTTTACAACTTTATCGTTTAACTAATACGGATGTTAATGAATTAATTGCTGAACAAGACAAGTTAAATAAATTGGCCGAAAAATACCGTAAATTATTATCAGATCGTGCAACTTTAGAAAAAGAAATTATTAAAGAGTTAAATGCAGTCAAGAAAGAATTTGCTAATCCACGTCGAACTCAAATTTCAGAAGAAAGTGCTAAAGTTGAAATTGATGAAAAAGCCTTAGTTGCTGATGAACAGGTTAGAGTACTAATTAGTCGAGATGGCTATTTAAAGCGTTCATCTTTACGTTCATATCAGTCAACTAATGATGATGACAATGGTTTACCAGATGGTGACAAAGTAGTTTATGAAAACACACTATCTACCCTGACTAACTTGTATTTATTTACCAATAAGGGGAATGTCATTTATCGTCCAGTACATGAACTAATTGAAACCAAATGGAAAGAAACAGGACAACACCTATCACAAGAAATTGGATTAGACAGTGATGAGCAAATTATTCGCGTCTTTGTATTTGATAAATTGAATACTGATTGCAACTTTATTCTGGCTACTAATGACGGTTATATCAAACAATTGGAGTTAGCTAACTTACAGCCGACGAGAACTTATAAGTCACGTGCAATGACAGCTATCAAGTTAAAGGGCAAGGATAGTTATGTGGTTGGGGTAGATTTGATCAAATCAGATAATCATAAGGAAATCACATTATTTACTCATCGCGCCTATGCAATTAGATATGATGTTAGCGAGATACCAACTTCAGGAGCTAAAGCAGTAGGTGTTAAATCTGCTAACTTGAAAGATGACGATTATATCGTAAATTATGTCCTAGTTGATTCTAAGTATGTTGATTTAATGCATGTTGGGCTAATTACTCAACGTGGGGCATTTAAGCAATTCAAACTTAAACTAGTTAATAAAGTTTCTAGAGCCAAGCGAGGGGTACTAGTACTGCGGGAATTGAAGAATAAACCGCATAGAATTGTTGCTCTAATGCCATATGCTCAAGATCATTTGTTACATGTCACTACTTCTAGTGACCGTCATGTAAATATTAAAACTACGGATTATCCATTAGGCGATCGTTATTCTAACGGCTCATTTGTTATTGATACTACCGTTGATGGGACGCCTGTAAGTATTGAATTGGGAAGACCCATTAGTAGTCAAAATTAAGATTTGAGTTTAACTAAAACAATATATTAATTTTTAAAAACAGTGTTAAGACATATGTTTTGACACTGTTTTGTTTTGGATAGATAATAGCAGTGTTATGGGACATGGCTTATCGTAAAATAATATTTTAGGAAAGAGATAATCGTTATGTCTAAAAGTGATACTATTTTATCGGCTAAATCATTGCGTTATTTTTTACAATTGATTGAGACGATGAATTATACCCAAGCTGCACAAATTTTAGGTATTACTCAACCGGCTTTAACTCAGCAAGTAAAAAAATTGGAACGCGCTATTGGTGCTCCATTATTTGGACAAATGGGGAAGAAGTTATACCTAACCGAAGCTGGTAAAGAAATGGAAGCAGCAGCGATAGAGTTGCTAAATACCATTAATGGTGTTATTAGTGACATTCAAGAATATACCCAGTCAGATAAAGGCAATATTTCAATTGGTATTCTAGAGTCCGTACATGTTGATCTTTTCTACCAATTTTTACGTTACTTCAATAAAAAGTATCCAGAAGTAACTTTTACTGTTGATTACTTTGACCGCAAAGAGCTATGGCACAGACTTGATTCCAATATGATTGATATGGCGATTATGTATATGCCAGATACTACTAATAAAACAGGAGCTAATTTCCGTCATCAATACAATCATCGTGATATTTGCCCTGAGCATATTGTTGTACTGACTCACAAGGATAATGTGGAAGCAGGAGGGACATATTCTGTTACTCGTTTTGGCAACAGAAAGTGGGTTGCATATCCGGAGAATTACTACTTATCAAGATTAATGCGACTTAACTTTAGTAAAAAGATTGATCTCGTTACTCCGTTTAAAATTGCATCTACTAAGGAAATGATCAAAATTGCAGAAAATACTGATCTTGATACTTATGTAGATCAGACTTACTATGAGGCGCATAAGGATGAGATTAATTTGACTCCTGTTTATATTAAAAATATGCCTGAGTTTACGACTGCTTGTGTTTATCGTAGAGGAAAATTAGATGTTCCTAGGATGAAGAAATTACTAACGGAA
This is a stretch of genomic DNA from Lactobacillus crispatus. It encodes these proteins:
- a CDS encoding IS256 family transposase yields the protein MNDFTKDFAQALFNPDKINDLLRKELQQAVNNLLEAELTAFLGYDPYARNGWNTGNSRNGAYFRKVDTQFGPIEVQVPRDRNGQFHQHTLPDYKQHSDVLESTIIKLYSKGVTTREIADLIEKMYGSHYSPAQVSNISKQMLPKIEAYHKRKLSDKFFCVYLDATYLPLRRETFEREAVYIAIGIKPNGHKEVIDYCIAPSENIEVWTEMLQNMKSRGLKQVELFLSDGVVGMKTALARTYPKAHFQRCLVHVMRNICAKVRVDDREKIMNEFKQIHQQTSKKEAAAVLHKFYAKWNKAYSHVIKGLKEIEPDLLVFYNYPKQIRASIYSTNMIESFNNVIKRKAKPKAEFPTEQSLDAFIGIQAMSYNDRYFNRIHKGFGQVQDTLESYFD
- a CDS encoding DEAD/DEAH box helicase; amino-acid sequence: MARWHRLFPERVFDRGEIYYGNDMVENIQLAQDQEHFTAQVQGGIGRSYTVTGRLRLDGRASELDCNCPWANKGHRCKHEVAALLAVENEHNVKVPFSDLISEHLKQMIAHKSPVLNPLNLIGNMKFTKKSYDQALELNDHWLISSCRHFDDKMRKYEYFWEIVTEDNELITLSVQFTRWQIISIKFDSDFSRIEKDSVRILALFYFINEYLDDDPFDLTNQAAEDLLEFYSDASTQNDEPIILRASIDKYNNIPSLTFKLGKNKHIYKVKDLNQLVDASRHSSSLKLGKFFNEPINQAKMDIDSQHWLSFIEKIIDARNLNEEFYYNYSSQVGRITLENSVADEVNDLLYQGVKLYSNEQPIGYTTDQLDLNIKIETQKSSALVSVEDLPVSTIITGSHAYYGYYKDVWIKYIGLTPASLHNLGLQPGAEMQFSKKTVAKFAHNILPKFEQTKFILVSGTDELKAILPPEAHFLFKLDYRVGSILCMARVQYGDAQYELNQGYTEEDRRDVEKETAAWKHINTYFSDYQHGRYVLSNEESDVVQAFLDDGINELKRLGEVQITANFRSLLKGIKINLDVGVGINLTNELLDIDLADQKMSWEDIQAALKAYQEKRKYFVLKNGMLAKAEQPTIEQLAQTLHDLGISFKDFIHGKLHLPAYRAFYFAKQMKAANALHFSTNESFNTLINDLAKNQLKQNQIPVSLQNILRPYQKIGFNWLSTIVNYKFGGLLADEMGLGKTLQIISLLLARKEKMQNQLPSLIVAPASVIYNWQAEVKKFAPSLNVALLDGTKKERERLLLDAKKYDLLISSYQSLNRDLEAYQNLIFDVEVIDEAQNIKNQQSVTAKTVKVIKAHHKLALTGTPIENKLSELWSIFDYLMPGFLGSYPDFRKKYELPIVKEQDKEAEDQLANMVIPFILRRLKKDVLRDLPDKDEEIVPVKMNKKQADLYNMQTQKIIAQLNGQGDEDFKRSRFQILAQITKLREICCDPHLLYENYHGKSNKLIATIELIKNNLANGHKILLFSQFTAMLDILHENLARLRLPLFTITGSTPKTKRQEQVQKFNQMAQPGVFLISLKAGGTGINLTGADVVIHYDPWWNLAAEKQATDRAHRIGQKHSVKIYKMVTEDSIEERIIALQQKKAELADIIFQNDQIADATMSKDDLIKILK
- the plsY gene encoding glycerol-3-phosphate 1-O-acyltransferase PlsY; this encodes MFALKFASLFILAYLIGSFPTGVLVGNIFFHKDIRKYGSGNIGTTNTFRVLGPAAGIIVFIVDFLKGTFATVLPIIFKLGPHYLCLIFGLAAILGHAFPVFLKFKGGKAVATSAGFLLGYNVHFFLICALIFFPILFITSMVSLTSLISVVLIFIASFFFHDLALSIISGLLVILIYWSHRSNIIRIEHHQENLVPFGLVYWYKKKHTNSN
- the parE gene encoding DNA topoisomerase IV subunit B, with the translated sequence MAKANTYDDSSIQILHGLEAVRKRPGMYIGSTDIHGLNQLVYEIVDNSVDEAMAGFGKEIDVTIHSDNSVTVRDFGRGMPTGMHKSGKPTIEVILTVLHAGGKFTEQNYKTSGGLHGVGSSVVNALSSYMKVRVVRDGKAYEEEFKDGGHPVGTLKCVGKTKEPTGTTITFKPDETIFSTTKYKYETIQERIRESAFLLKGVKFVLTDEREPEHHDVFQYDDGIKSFVKYLNEGKGTISDVFYFEGKQDGMEIEFSGQYSDGYSENLVSFVNNVRTGDGGTHESGARSGFTRAFNDYAKKQGLLGKKDKNIDGSDYREGLSAVLSVKIPEELLEFEGQTKGKLGTPQARSAVDSLVYEKMSYYLMENGELAQELVKKAQRARDAREAAKKARDESRNGKKRRKKEVLSGKLTPAQSRNPKKNELFLVEGDSAGGSAKQGRDRRFQAILPLRGKVLNTQKAKLQDIFKNEEINTMIYTIGAGVGTEFNVDDSNYDKVIIMTDADDDGAHIQILLLTFFYRYMRPMIEHGKVYIALPPLYRLQKGRGKKTQVQYAWTDEELADDEKKMGRGYSLQRFKGLGEMNAEQLWATTMDPQSRMLIRVKIDDAALAERRVTTLMGDKVAARRKWIEENVKFRMGEDGSILESEDE
- the parC gene encoding DNA topoisomerase IV subunit A, which gives rise to MATKERIREMPLEQVMGERFGRYSKYIIQERALPDIRDGLKPVQRRILYAMYQDSNTYDKPFKKAAKAVGNIMGNFHPHGDSSIYGALVHLSQDWKMREPLVEMHGNNGSMDGDGPAAMRYTESRLSKISNMLLQDIDKQTVNMVLNFDDTEYEPTVLPARFPNLLVNGSTGISSGYATEIPPHNLGEVIDATIYLLKHPDASLEDLMKYVKGPDFPTGAIVMGTKGIKEAYRTGRGRIQVRAKTTIQEIRGHRQEIVATEIPFDVNKALLVKKIDEIRLNKEIDGIAEVRDETDRHGLSIVIELKKDADAQNILNYLFKNTDLQVSYNFNMVAIDHMTPVQVGLKRILASYLEHEEDVVTKRTKFDLDKAEARLEIIQGLIHAMDILDQVIKTIRASKNKADAKKNLIAKYKFTEKQAEAIVSLQLYRLTNTDVNELIAEQDKLNKLAEKYRKLLSDRATLEKEIIKELNAVKKEFANPRRTQISEESAKVEIDEKALVADEQVRVLISRDGYLKRSSLRSYQSTNDDDNGLPDGDKVVYENTLSTLTNLYLFTNKGNVIYRPVHELIETKWKETGQHLSQEIGLDSDEQIIRVFVFDKLNTDCNFILATNDGYIKQLELANLQPTRTYKSRAMTAIKLKGKDSYVVGVDLIKSDNHKEITLFTHRAYAIRYDVSEIPTSGAKAVGVKSANLKDDDYIVNYVLVDSKYVDLMHVGLITQRGAFKQFKLKLVNKVSRAKRGVLVLRELKNKPHRIVALMPYAQDHLLHVTTSSDRHVNIKTTDYPLGDRYSNGSFVIDTTVDGTPVSIELGRPISSQN
- a CDS encoding LysR family transcriptional regulator: MSKSDTILSAKSLRYFLQLIETMNYTQAAQILGITQPALTQQVKKLERAIGAPLFGQMGKKLYLTEAGKEMEAAAIELLNTINGVISDIQEYTQSDKGNISIGILESVHVDLFYQFLRYFNKKYPEVTFTVDYFDRKELWHRLDSNMIDMAIMYMPDTTNKTGANFRHQYNHRDICPEHIVVLTHKDNVEAGGTYSVTRFGNRKWVAYPENYYLSRLMRLNFSKKIDLVTPFKIASTKEMIKIAENTDLDTYVDQTYYEAHKDEINLTPVYIKNMPEFTTACVYRRGKLDVPRMKKLLTELQIFLDNNLDRNNNFSKLLSEEIK